One Campylobacterota bacterium DNA window includes the following coding sequences:
- a CDS encoding ATP-binding protein, whose translation MKRKIGKFKNSIANLELHDRVLRENTLILAEPGSGKTHLANKIREFVIDNGIPTLYLDFSDPEIDQIEERFKHGSEFHYMRFDESDAFDAAVDAAIGERKNIYMAVNPSYFASKRDIKSKLSRMMQKRELLDNYYYFMQDIANVEGFHAKFEDFIFYIFDLVNLKKFGLTFLAQPSEIFENPRIKLLFSFLFIGRCSNAYYYNTTVLRNMKPHTFLYQHRVDNRSLLFNNIQSDIVHIDL comes from the coding sequence ATGAAACGAAAAATCGGAAAATTTAAAAACTCGATTGCCAACCTTGAACTGCACGACCGCGTCTTGCGTGAAAACACGCTGATCCTGGCTGAACCGGGTTCGGGGAAAACCCATCTGGCCAACAAAATCCGCGAATTCGTCATCGACAACGGTATCCCGACCCTTTACCTCGACTTTTCCGATCCGGAAATCGACCAGATCGAAGAGCGTTTCAAACACGGCAGTGAATTCCACTACATGCGCTTTGACGAAAGCGATGCGTTTGATGCCGCCGTCGATGCCGCGATCGGTGAACGCAAAAACATCTACATGGCCGTCAACCCCTCGTATTTTGCCAGCAAGCGCGACATCAAGAGTAAGCTCTCACGGATGATGCAAAAACGCGAGCTTCTCGACAACTATTACTATTTCATGCAGGATATCGCCAACGTCGAAGGGTTCCACGCGAAATTCGAAGATTTTATTTTCTACATCTTCGATCTGGTAAACCTCAAAAAATTCGGCCTCACTTTCCTCGCGCAGCCCAGCGAGATTTTCGAAAATCCCCGTATCAAACTCCTCTTTTCGTTCCTCTTTATCGGACGCTGTTCGAACGCCTATTATTACAATACGACCGTCCTTCGGAACATGAAACCCCATACGTTCCTCTACCAGCACCGCGTCGACAACCGCTCGCTCCTGTTCAACAATATCCA
- a CDS encoding YaeQ family protein — MAAGSTICKVQLNIADMDRNYYETHDLTIAQHPSETDERLMMRLVAFAFNATERLVITKGIGGEDEPDLWEKDYGGDIQLWIDLGQVDEKRLRKACGRSEKVIVYTYNAKAASAWWRQNGSTFARFRNLQIIHLDAGEIEKLYGRSMRLSATVSDGEMSLHSDAGDVTITQERWQ, encoded by the coding sequence ATGGCCGCCGGTTCGACCATCTGCAAAGTCCAGCTCAACATCGCCGATATGGACCGCAACTACTACGAAACGCACGATCTCACGATTGCGCAGCACCCTTCCGAGACCGACGAACGGCTGATGATGCGTCTCGTCGCTTTCGCCTTCAACGCAACCGAGCGTCTGGTAATCACCAAGGGGATCGGGGGGGAAGACGAACCCGATTTGTGGGAGAAGGATTACGGCGGGGACATACAACTGTGGATCGATCTGGGGCAGGTGGACGAGAAGCGGCTGCGCAAAGCGTGCGGACGGAGCGAGAAGGTCATCGTCTACACCTATAACGCCAAGGCCGCGAGTGCGTGGTGGCGTCAAAACGGGAGTACGTTCGCGCGGTTCAGGAATCTGCAAATCATCCATCTCGACGCCGGGGAGATCGAAAAACTCTACGGCCGCTCGATGCGTCTTTCCGCTACGGTCAGCGACGGCGAAATGAGTCTTCATTCGGATGCGGGGGATGTTACGATAACGCAAGAGCGGTGGCAATAG
- a CDS encoding nitrate/nitrite transporter, with product MKFADFKKEGHWPTLLAAFLYFDFSFMMWTMLGPLATEINESLTSRGFAMNDDQTATLLAVPVLAGAILRLVLGIFVDKFGPKKTALVSQMIVIATLFYGYLNAETISYDELLFVALGLGFAGASFAVALPQAGQWYPPRLQGTVLGIAGAGNIGVVIDFLFAPKIAEIWGWPSVFLVGGVLSFIVLIAYVFMAKDAPSSVYKANPKKLGDYLKLMRDRDTWWFNLFYAVSFGGFIGFANYMKVYLMNTYEPEMSAFGLNVMDEGNVKVIAGYFGALCIFAGALLRPVGGAVADKMGGVKSLYVFYGSIIVLAFVSAFVSLPFWAAIVVMFLIMANLGMANGSVFQLVPQRFGKDIGVMTGLIGMAGGLGGTALIKTFGWSQGAYEGYTAGFIIFAVMTMVAISGISLVKTRWRTTWGAVSGARI from the coding sequence ATGAAATTCGCTGATTTTAAAAAGGAAGGACACTGGCCGACGCTGCTCGCCGCCTTTCTCTATTTCGACTTTAGTTTCATGATGTGGACGATGTTGGGGCCATTGGCCACCGAGATCAACGAATCACTCACCTCTCGCGGTTTTGCCATGAACGACGACCAGACGGCGACACTCCTCGCCGTTCCGGTACTGGCGGGGGCGATTTTACGACTAGTGCTAGGAATTTTCGTCGATAAATTCGGACCCAAAAAAACCGCGTTGGTATCACAGATGATCGTTATCGCTACCCTCTTTTATGGGTATTTGAATGCCGAAACAATCAGTTATGATGAGTTGTTGTTCGTCGCTTTGGGTCTGGGATTCGCAGGTGCGTCATTCGCCGTTGCCCTCCCCCAAGCGGGACAATGGTACCCTCCCCGTCTGCAGGGAACGGTTCTGGGGATCGCGGGTGCGGGCAACATCGGTGTCGTCATCGACTTTTTGTTCGCTCCGAAAATCGCCGAAATCTGGGGGTGGCCGTCAGTCTTTCTCGTCGGCGGAGTACTATCGTTCATCGTCCTCATCGCCTATGTGTTCATGGCCAAAGACGCTCCCTCATCGGTGTATAAAGCCAACCCGAAAAAATTGGGGGACTATCTGAAACTCATGCGCGATCGCGATACGTGGTGGTTCAACCTCTTTTATGCCGTCAGTTTCGGAGGATTTATCGGCTTCGCCAACTACATGAAAGTCTATCTGATGAATACCTATGAACCGGAGATGAGCGCATTCGGTCTGAATGTGATGGACGAGGGGAACGTCAAAGTGATCGCCGGCTATTTCGGAGCGCTCTGTATCTTTGCCGGTGCGTTGCTTCGTCCGGTGGGCGGTGCCGTTGCCGATAAAATGGGGGGGGTTAAATCGCTTTATGTGTTTTACGGTAGTATCATCGTATTGGCGTTCGTCAGTGCTTTTGTCAGCCTGCCGTTTTGGGCAGCGATTGTGGTGATGTTTCTCATCATGGCGAATCTGGGGATGGCGAACGGTTCCGTGTTCCAGCTCGTCCCTCAGCGTTTCGGCAAAGACATCGGTGTCATGACGGGTCTGATCGGGATGGCAGGCGGTTTGGGCGGAACGGCGCTCATCAAAACGTTCGGATGGTCACAGGGAGCGTATGAGGGCTATACCGCCGGATTTATCATCTTTGCGGTGATGACCATGGTGGCTATTAGCGGAATCAGTCTGGTGAAAACACGATGGCGCACCACATGGGGCGCGGTGTCAGGAGCAAGAATCTAA
- a CDS encoding bifunctional protein-serine/threonine kinase/phosphatase, with the protein MLKLHASEFILPKDATTGDDACGYGIIDNTLMVSVLCDGVGSAARGGTAARQCVKFFLDQFKNRPRAWDIPKTMEVFTRHINSLLFKESMTQYGKIELLTTLCLAIIEGENLYTLNLGDSRIYLLKKNGEFIQLSDDHTMDEEYLSHVLTSACGLSENIDPAIRTTTIEAGDTLVLCSDGVYTLLEESDFRDLIQKGLGASTIIHNAAQTSEPKNRDDMALQLFRIESLDPLHAMKNSPLPIPKTLDEGQIIDGYTLISPMMEHRRIWKVLKDSEMYVMKFPLNDDEDSLDAFVREAWYAKQISHKAFPHAWVPEHRSMRYYLMERVEGINLKEYLKNRTLSVDNAIELGKFLHRAEAHLLHLGLVHGDIKPDNILVYQRDGEAGVHYKMVDFGSVVEIFSQNSRAGTPTYIAPERFSGSVINESSEIFSIGVTLYWALTAHFPYGEIEPFQNPTFKTPKRPSKLNSNIPLWLDSVIMRSIAISPDQRYRHYSELFYDLKDPQKVKPYFSSSTPLIERSPVTFYKIGFIILLMLEIITFYLYVTK; encoded by the coding sequence ATGTTGAAACTTCACGCTTCCGAATTCATCCTCCCCAAAGACGCCACCACAGGCGATGATGCCTGCGGATACGGCATCATCGATAATACGCTGATGGTGAGCGTATTGTGCGACGGGGTCGGAAGTGCCGCACGCGGGGGAACCGCTGCGAGGCAATGCGTCAAATTTTTCCTCGATCAGTTCAAAAACCGTCCCCGTGCGTGGGATATCCCCAAAACGATGGAGGTTTTTACCCGCCACATCAACAGCCTCCTGTTCAAAGAATCGATGACCCAATACGGAAAAATCGAGCTCCTCACGACACTCTGCCTCGCCATTATCGAGGGGGAAAATCTCTATACCCTCAATCTGGGTGACTCGCGCATCTATCTCCTCAAAAAGAACGGTGAGTTTATCCAGCTAAGCGATGATCACACCATGGATGAGGAATACCTCTCCCATGTCCTCACCTCTGCCTGCGGTCTGAGCGAAAACATCGATCCGGCTATCCGAACGACAACGATCGAGGCGGGGGATACGCTGGTGCTGTGCAGTGACGGCGTTTACACTCTTCTGGAAGAATCCGATTTTAGAGATCTGATCCAAAAGGGGCTGGGAGCCAGCACCATCATCCACAATGCCGCCCAAACCAGCGAACCGAAAAATCGGGATGACATGGCGTTGCAACTTTTTCGTATCGAGAGCCTCGATCCTCTCCACGCTATGAAAAACTCCCCTTTGCCGATCCCTAAAACGCTTGATGAAGGGCAAATCATCGACGGTTATACCCTCATATCACCGATGATGGAACATCGCCGTATTTGGAAAGTGCTCAAAGACTCGGAAATGTATGTGATGAAATTCCCCCTCAACGATGATGAAGACTCCCTCGATGCCTTTGTCCGCGAAGCGTGGTACGCCAAACAGATCAGCCACAAAGCGTTCCCTCATGCATGGGTGCCGGAACATCGAAGTATGCGCTATTATCTGATGGAACGGGTGGAGGGGATAAATCTCAAAGAGTATCTCAAAAATCGTACCCTTTCGGTCGATAACGCAATCGAACTGGGAAAATTTCTCCACCGCGCCGAAGCCCATCTCCTCCATTTGGGTCTCGTACACGGCGATATCAAGCCCGATAATATCCTCGTCTATCAACGAGACGGCGAAGCGGGAGTCCACTATAAAATGGTCGATTTCGGTTCCGTCGTCGAGATTTTTTCGCAGAACTCCCGTGCGGGAACCCCCACCTACATCGCGCCGGAACGCTTCAGCGGCAGTGTTATCAACGAATCAAGCGAAATTTTCTCGATCGGAGTCACCCTCTATTGGGCGCTTACGGCACATTTTCCTTACGGAGAGATCGAACCTTTCCAGAATCCTACATTTAAAACTCCAAAACGCCCCTCCAAGCTCAACAGCAATATCCCGTTGTGGCTCGATTCGGTGATTATGCGCTCTATCGCTATCTCACCCGATCAGCGCTATCGCCATTATTCCGAACTGTTCTACGATCTGAAAGATCCCCAAAAAGTCAAACCCTATTTCAGTTCCTCCACACCGCTTATCGAGCGTTCTCCGGTGACTTTTTATAAAATCGGATTTATAATTCTGTTAATGTTAGAGATTATCACCTTTTATCTCTACGTCACCAAATAA
- a CDS encoding Rrf2 family transcriptional regulator produces the protein MLSSACQDTIRAAVWLSTKEKGEFHRIQVISEALDLPFHFLAKSLQKLVHAGILISQRGAAGGVTLAKEASDITLISIIEAVDGTVFFDNCVLGIGECEAEKPCALHAQWDVWRQEMLEMYSAMRLSEITDDVLLRKVKRI, from the coding sequence ATGCTCTCTTCCGCCTGCCAAGATACGATCCGTGCCGCCGTATGGCTCTCTACGAAAGAAAAAGGGGAATTTCATCGTATTCAAGTGATCAGTGAAGCATTGGATTTGCCGTTTCATTTTTTGGCAAAATCACTTCAAAAGCTGGTTCATGCGGGGATTTTGATCTCACAACGCGGAGCCGCTGGGGGGGTAACCCTCGCCAAAGAAGCTTCCGATATCACCCTCATCTCCATTATCGAAGCGGTGGACGGTACCGTCTTTTTTGATAACTGTGTACTGGGGATCGGAGAGTGCGAAGCCGAAAAGCCGTGCGCGCTTCATGCCCAATGGGACGTTTGGCGCCAGGAGATGCTGGAAATGTACAGTGCGATGCGCCTCTCGGAAATCACCGACGACGTACTGCTGCGAAAAGTCAAACGGATATAA
- a CDS encoding CmpA/NrtA family ABC transporter substrate-binding protein, with protein MLSMAAVMAIAAPEKKEVKIGFIALTDCAPIVIAKEKGFFAKQGLNVDVVKEGGGWAGIQQKVISGEYDYSHALAGMPLAASVGISGNTPMYALLSLDYNGNAITFGNKVIDEMEKYGLDTVKRPVSSASLKKLIDAKRAAEGAKYKPLEFGMVFPVSTHNYEIRYWMSANGIDPDADTTLKVVPPPQMVANLQAGNIDGYCVGEPWNERAVMANLGSSLVTNYDIWNNNPEKVLMSTKAFADKNPETTQAVMRAIIEAQKWLDASWNNRKEASAILSKKEYVNAPKDVIDNSMTGTFQYLKGKPTEPNPMFNVFANYYAAYPYYSHGMWFLTQMVRWGQITKPIDMKKTVEAVYRPDLFAKAAKSVGYSLPPSPWKIDGKDPFNKFVDGKIFDPNRAVDYIYDNKVNHAKVTKAAMMKANNWKVKTAQPTYVCPYGPAGCASPKYVK; from the coding sequence ATGTTGTCAATGGCTGCGGTGATGGCTATCGCTGCTCCGGAGAAAAAAGAGGTTAAAATCGGCTTCATCGCTCTCACTGACTGTGCACCGATCGTCATCGCCAAAGAAAAAGGTTTTTTTGCCAAACAGGGCCTTAATGTAGACGTCGTCAAAGAAGGCGGCGGATGGGCCGGTATCCAGCAAAAAGTGATCAGCGGTGAGTACGATTACTCTCATGCGCTTGCAGGCATGCCGCTGGCGGCATCCGTCGGGATCAGCGGAAATACGCCGATGTATGCCCTCCTCTCTTTGGACTATAACGGCAATGCGATCACGTTTGGCAACAAAGTGATCGATGAAATGGAGAAATACGGCCTGGATACCGTCAAACGCCCGGTCAGCTCGGCATCACTCAAAAAACTGATCGATGCGAAACGGGCCGCCGAGGGGGCAAAATACAAGCCGCTCGAGTTCGGTATGGTATTTCCGGTCTCTACCCACAACTATGAGATCCGTTACTGGATGTCAGCCAACGGAATCGATCCCGATGCCGATACAACTCTGAAAGTCGTTCCGCCGCCGCAAATGGTTGCCAACCTCCAAGCCGGCAACATTGACGGTTATTGTGTCGGTGAACCATGGAACGAGCGTGCCGTTATGGCAAACCTGGGTTCATCCCTCGTCACCAACTACGATATCTGGAACAATAATCCCGAAAAAGTTCTGATGTCGACCAAAGCATTTGCGGATAAAAATCCAGAAACGACCCAAGCTGTCATGAGAGCGATCATCGAAGCGCAAAAATGGCTCGATGCCTCATGGAACAACCGCAAAGAAGCCTCTGCAATCCTCTCAAAAAAAGAGTATGTCAACGCTCCGAAAGATGTCATCGACAACTCCATGACCGGAACCTTTCAGTATCTTAAAGGCAAACCGACCGAACCGAATCCGATGTTCAACGTCTTCGCCAACTACTATGCGGCATACCCGTACTACAGCCACGGCATGTGGTTCCTGACTCAAATGGTCCGATGGGGGCAGATCACCAAGCCTATCGATATGAAAAAGACGGTCGAAGCGGTCTATCGTCCCGATCTCTTTGCCAAAGCGGCAAAATCAGTCGGATACAGTCTCCCGCCATCCCCATGGAAAATCGATGGGAAAGATCCGTTCAACAAATTCGTTGACGGGAAAATCTTCGATCCCAACCGTGCGGTGGATTATATCTATGACAACAAAGTCAACCATGCCAAAGTGACCAAAGCCGCAATGATGAAAGCAAACAACTGGAAAGTCAAAACGGCTCAGCCGACCTACGTTTGCCCTTATGGGCCGGCGGGATGTGCCAGCCCGAAATATGTCAAATAA
- the ntrB gene encoding nitrate ABC transporter permease, producing MNSKAIELMKRIVLPLILLAVIIAGWSALASQVDQFPTPSDTYDVAKEVFADPFYVNNEDDKGIGWQVLNSLERVFGGFALAILIGVPLGLLIGMSENAFIALNPYIQILKPVSPLAWLPLLLFVFKDINLTAISTIFITSIWPIIINTALGVRSVSLDYLNVARVLQFSPLEKVFQIILPVAVPFIFTGMRLSLGIAWLVIVAAEMLTGGIGIGFWIWDEYNNLNYHSIIIGIAIVGIVGLILDSIMGLIANFFDYRKRGIQ from the coding sequence ATGAATTCCAAAGCAATTGAGCTGATGAAGCGGATCGTTCTTCCGCTCATTCTACTGGCGGTCATCATCGCCGGATGGTCGGCATTGGCCAGCCAGGTCGATCAGTTCCCGACCCCGAGCGATACCTATGATGTCGCCAAAGAGGTATTCGCCGACCCGTTCTATGTCAACAACGAAGATGACAAAGGGATCGGATGGCAGGTTCTCAACTCGCTCGAGCGGGTATTTGGCGGATTTGCCTTGGCGATTCTCATCGGAGTCCCTCTGGGTCTTTTGATCGGGATGAGCGAAAACGCCTTTATTGCATTGAACCCGTATATTCAAATATTAAAACCGGTTTCCCCGCTGGCCTGGCTTCCGCTACTGCTGTTCGTCTTTAAGGACATTAACCTCACAGCGATCAGTACGATTTTTATCACCTCGATCTGGCCGATCATCATCAATACGGCTCTGGGGGTCAGAAGCGTCAGCCTGGATTACCTAAACGTCGCGCGTGTCCTGCAGTTTTCGCCGCTCGAGAAAGTATTTCAGATCATTCTCCCCGTCGCCGTACCGTTTATCTTTACGGGGATGCGCCTCTCACTAGGCATCGCATGGCTGGTCATCGTCGCGGCGGAAATGCTCACGGGGGGAATCGGTATCGGTTTCTGGATTTGGGATGAATACAACAATCTGAACTACCACTCGATCATCATCGGGATCGCGATCGTCGGTATCGTCGGTCTGATACTCGATTCGATCATGGGGCTGATCGCCAATTTCTTTGATTATCGCAAACGGGGAATACAATGA